From the genome of Gemmatimonadaceae bacterium:
GAGCTGCGCCACGGCAGCGCGTACATCCGCCAGGAGCTCGCGCTGCGGGCGTTAGGCAGCGACGTGCCGCTGCGCGCCGTGACGATGTACGCGGTGCGTGCGCCCAACGCGATGACGCCCGGCACCGTGCGCGGCACGCCGGTGGTGATCGGCAACGCCTACGTGGCGATCGAGCATCCGCTCGCCGACAATGTCGTGGACGGCGACGACGTGCGGTGCCGCGCCACGCGCACGTTGCCGCTCCGGCCGGGAACAACCTTCGACCTCAGCTGCGTCGTGGGCGTGACGCGTCCGGGGCAGCTGCGCCGCGATTTCCTGGCGTACGTCGAGCGCGAGCGCGCGCACCCGTACCGGACGTTTCTGCACTACAACTCGTGGTACGACATCGGCTACTTCAACCGCTACAGCGAAGCCGATGCGTTGGGCGCGATCACTGCGTTAGGCGCCGAGCTCCACGAGCGGCGCGGGGTGACGCTCGACAGCTTTCTGTTCGACGACGGCTGGGACGACCCAACCACGCTGTGGCACTTCAACGCGGGCTTCCCGGACGGATTCACGAACGTCGCCGCGGCCACGCATCGCTATGGCGCGGCGCCCGGCGTGTGGCTCTCTCCCTGGGGCGGCTACGGGAAGCCGCGCCAGGAGCGGCTGGCGTACGGCAAGCAACACGGCTTCGAGACTAACGCAGATGGCTTCGCGCTGTCCGGCCCCATCTATTACAAGCGCTTCCGCGACACCTGCGTGGACATGGTTCGCAGGTACGGCGTCAACCAGTTCAAGATCGACGGCACGGGCGACGCATCGAGCACGAGTCCCGGCAGTCCGTTCGACAGCGATTTCGACGCCGCGATTCATCTCATCGGCGAGCTGCGCGCGCTCGAGCCCGATCTTTACGTGAATCTCACGACCGGCACATATCCGTCGCCGTTCTGGCTGCGCTACGCCGACTCGATCTGGCGCGGCGGCGACGACCACGATTTCGCCGGCGTCGGGTCGTCGCGGCAGCGATGGATCACGTACCGAGACTCGGACACGTACGACCACGTCGTGCGCGCCGGCGCGCTCTTCCCGATGAACTCGCTCATGCTGCATGGAATGATTTACGCGAAGCAGGCGCACAACCTGATGACCGATCCGGGCAACGATTTCCCGAGCGAAGTGCGCAGCTACTTCGGCACCGGCACGCAGCTGCAGGAAATGTACGTCACGCCGGCGCTCCTCTCATCTGGTGACTGGGACACGATCGCCGAATGCGCGAAGTGGTCGCGGGCCAACGCGGGGACACTCGTCGACACGCACTGGGTGGGCGGAGATCCGCAGCGGCTGGAGCCCTACGGTTGGGCATCGTGGTCGGCGAGGAAGGGGATTCTCACGCTGCGCAATCCGTCGAACGCGGCGCAAAACATCGCAATCGATGTCGCGCAGGCCTTCGAGCTGCCGGATGGAGCGCCGCGGCGGTACGCTGGCGTTAGCCCATGGGCCGCCGACAGCGGGCGAGCGGCCCTCGAGCTTCGCGCCGGAGATGCGCATCGGTTTTCGCTTGGCCCGTTCGAGGTGCTGACACTCGAGTGCGCACCGCGATGAGCGTTTGACGTGCGGCTCACCACGCTCGATTGGATCATCGTCGCGGTCAGCCTCGGCCTGTGCTACCTGCCGGCGTTCTTCTACATCCGGCGGTCGCAATCCGGGCTCGCTGAATTCTTTGCGTCGGGGCAGTCGGCGCCGTGGTGGCTCGTCGGCACGTCGATGGTCGCCACCACCTTCAGCACCGATACGCCTAACCTGGTCACGGACTTCGTGCGCTCGCACGGCGTGTCCTACAACTGGGTGTGGTGGGCCTTCCTCCTCACGGGAATGGCCACGGTGTTCTTCTATGCCCAACTGTGGCGCCGGTCGGGGGTGCTCACCGACCTCGAGTTCTACGAGCTGCGCTACGCGGGGAAACCGGCCGCGCTCGTGCGCGGATTCCGCGCCGTCTATCTCGGGCTGTTCTTCAACATCATGATCATGTCGACGGTCACGCTCGCCGCGATCAAGATCGCGAACGTGATGTTGGGGTGGGACCGGCTCGAAACGGTGGTGATTGCCGGCACGGCGTGCGTGCTCTTCGCGTCCATCTCCGGGCTGTGGGGTGTGCTCACCACCGATATGGTGCAGTTCGCGCTGGCGATGATCGGTGTGATTGCCGCGGCGGTGGTGGCGCTCCAGCAGCCACAGGTTGGCGGACTCACCGGCATGCTCACCAAGATCAGCCCGAAAACGCTCAACCTGCTGCCGGATTTTTCGGACACGTCGCTCACGTTGAGCGTGCTCGTCATCCCGCTCACCATCCAGTGGTGGTCGGTGTGGTATCCGGGTTCGGAGCCGGGCGGCGGCAGCTACATTGCCCAACGCATTCTCGCCTCGCGCAACGAGCGGCACGCGCTTGGCGCCACGCTCTGGTTCAACGTCGCCAACTACGCGCTCAGGCCATGGCCATGGATCATCGTTGCGCTGTGCTCGATGCTGGTCTTCCCGACGTTAGGCGACATCCACCGCGCGATGCCGCACGTCGAGCCGGCGCTCATCGGCAACGATCTTGCCTACCCGGCAATGCTCACGCTGTTGCCGGTGGGGATGAAGGGGCTCATCATTGCCGCGCTCTTCGCCGCGTATCGATCGACGATGGAGACCCATCTCAACTGGGGCTCGTCGTACCTGATCATCGATTTTTATCAGCGGTTCGTCGCTCCGGGGAAGAGCGAGCGGCATTATCTCTGGGCATCGCGGTCGCTCACCGCGATTCTGATGATCGCCGCGGGCGCGTTTACGCTGTTGCTGTCGACGGCGAGCGAGGCGTTTCAGCTGTTGTTGTCGGTGGGCGCTGGCACGGGTCTCATTTACTTGCTGCGATGGTATTGGTGGCGGGTCAACGCGTGGAGCGAGATCTCGGCGATGGTGTCGTCGTTCGCGGTCTCGATCGCGTTCTTCGCGGCGCGGAAGTTAGGCGCGCAGGTCGCCGATCCCGTGCCGCTGCTCGCGACCGTGGCGGTCACGACGGTGGTGTGGATCTCGGTCACGCTGCTCACCGCGCCGGCCGACGATGCGACGCTGCTCCGGTTCTACGAGCTCACGCGACCGTCGGGCCCGGGATGGAATAGAATCCGAGCGGCGTCTCGCATCGCTCCTTCGCCGGACAGTTTGCCGCAGATGATGCTCGGCTGGACCGCCGGCGTGGTCTTCGTGTACGCGGGGTTGTTCGGCACCGGCAGTGTGGTATATGGGCGCCTAACGCAATCCGCCATCTGGCTGGTCGCGTTCGTGGTGAGCGGCGCGGTGCTGTGGCGCGTCGTGCGCCGTATCTGGTCGGCCGACCGCCCCAAGATGGCGGGCGCCGACACCTCGGCCGTGGCCGCCGAGCACGAGTGCACGAAGGCGGTGATCCTCGCGCGGGGGATGGGCACGCGCATGCGCGAAGCGGATGACGGCGTTGCGTTAGGCGTGGCCCAGGTAGCGGCGGCGGATGCCGGGGTGAAGGCAATGATTCCGGTCGGCCGGCCCTTTCTCGACTACGTGGTGAGCGCGCTCGCCGACGCCGGATTCACCGACGTGTGTCTCGTCGTCGCGCCGGAGTCCGATGCGATTCGCGAATACTACACGCGCACGGCGCCGCCCACGCGAGTGCGGATTGCGTTCGCCGTGCAGTCGGCGCCGATCGGAACGGCCGACGCGGTGCTCGCCGCGCACGACTTTACGCGGGGCGAGCCGTTCGTGGTGCTCAACGCCGACAACTACTATCCTGTCGAGGCGCTGGCACGCCTGCGGACCACGCGCGGACCGGCGGCGATCGGGTTCTCGCGCGATGGTCTGCTGCGCGACGGCTCCATTCCGGCGGAGCGCATCGCCGCGTACGCGATGCTGGACGTCGCGACGGATGGCACGCTGCGCCGGGTGATCGAGAAGCCCGATGCCGCGGCGTACGCGCGACTCGATCGCTCGCTCCCGGTGAGCATGAATGTGTGGCGACTGACGTCCGAGTTTTTCCGCGCCTGTCGCGACGTGCAGCCCTCGCCGCGCGGCGAGCTCGAGTTGCCGCTCGCGGTCCAGTACGCCATCGATGTGTTAGGCATGCGGTTCTCGGTGGTTCCTGTGGACGGGCCGGTGCTCGACCTTTCGCGCCGCTCGGACATTCCGCGCGTGGCGGCCGCGCTCGCGAGCGTGGACGTGACGCCGTAGCCTGGGACGCCCTGGGGTTTGAGCGGAAATGATTTGATGATGGCGCCGAGCGCGGTCGAGCCATCGTGTGGCGGCATGACGCCTCCTCGCATTCCAGATTCGCAGCTCAGCGCGGCGCCCGATTCGGCGCGTCGCTTTCGATTCATGGAGATGGTGCGGCGCAGGATGCGCGAGCGCCGATACAGTCCGCGGACGGAGGCAGCATACTGCCACTGGATCGTGGCGTACATCCGCTTTCACGGCCGACGACATCCCCGAGAGCTGAGCGCCGAATGCGTGCGTCAGTTTCTCTCGCACCTTGCCGTCGAGCAGCGCGTGGCGGCCAGCACACAGAACCAGGCGTTGGCTGCCTTGGTCTTCCTGTACGAGGCCGTGCTGCACACACCGCTGCCGCGCGTCGACGGAATCACGCCTGCGCGCCGAACACGGTTCCTGCCGGTGGTGCTTTCACCGAGAGAAGTGAAGCTTATCCTGCGCCGTCTCCATGGCGACGCGCAACTTTGCGCATTGCTGATGTACGGCAGCGGTCTGCGTCTAACCGAATGTGTCTCTTTGCGGGTGAAGGACATCGATCTCGATCGCGGCGAGATCGTGGTTCGTCAGGGAAAGGGAAGGAAGGATCGGCGCACGCCGCTGGCGGAAGTGACTCGACCGCTTCTCGCGCGGCGTCTTCGAGACGGATTGGGAGTGTTCCGGCGTGACCGGAAAGCCGGTGTCAAAGTGGACGGGGTGAGCGTCTCGTACCTGCGAAAGGATCCGAACGCGGACGCGTCGTGGAGCTGGTGGTACGCGTTCCCGGCGACGCGGACGTTTGTTGACTCAGACGGAGCCCGTCGTCGTCATCATCTCCATCCCACCGTCGTGCAGCGAGCGTTCAAGCGGGCCGTGAACGAGCTCGGCCTGGTCAAGCGTGCGACGTGCCACAGCCTTCGTCACTCGTTCGCGACGCATCTACTCGAGTCGGGTTCGGATATCCGCACGGTGCAGAAGTTGCTCGGCCACGCGAGTGTGCAGATGACGATGCGGTACACGCACGTGCTGAATCGCGGTGGACTTGGCGTTCGGAGCCCCGCCGATCGCCTCTAGCGCTCCCACCGACGCTCGGCGCTTTTTTCACCACCGCGTTGATTCTTTCGCGCGGCTTCGCAGCCTAACTATCGGCGCACGCTTTCTTGAACGCCTCTAACTGCTGATCAGCCAACTCGATCACGTTGCAGTCGGCCTCCGTGCGTATATTTAGGCAGCGGAGCCTTGCGGCATAAGCAAAAAGTCCGCAGCATAACGCAGTTGCGTAAGACAATCGACAACTTTGACACGCAGCAGGGATATATAGTTAGGCCGTAACATACGCAGGATCGGCACGCATGGCGTGTTGTGCGTCAGCCACAGCGGACGCTATGACTCCTCTGAATGGTATTCGTGTTCTAATAACCGGCGCCACGAGTGGCCTCGGCGCGGCGATGGCGACGGCCCTCGCCGCCGCCGGTGCGCGTGTCCTGGTGACGGGCCGCAACGAGGAGCGCGCCGCCGCTGTTGCGCGCGCCCTCCGGCCCGGCGCGGTCTCGTCGGCATTGGATGTCCGGAACGAGCACTCGGTGGCCGCGTGCGTCGCGCGCGCGACCGAGGCCTGGGGCGGTATCGACATGCTGGTGAACAACGCTGGGATCGGCATGCGGACAGTCAATCCGCGCTTTCTGACCGAGCCCCAGCCGTTTTGGGAGGTGACGCCAGCCGGCTTCCGCGACGTCATGGAGACGAAGGTTGTCGGCTGCTTTCTGATGGCGCGCGCGATAGTGCCAATGATGCTCCAACAGGGCGGCGGGCGTGTGGTGAATATCTCGATGAATGAGGAGACGATGATCCGCCGCGGCTTCGTGCCGTATGGGCCAGCTGGGGCTGGCGTCGAGGCACTATCGCGCGTGATGGCGGCTGACCTCGCGGAGACATCCGTGACAGTCAATATGCTTCTTCCCGGTGGGCGCGGGACGGACACGGGGATGGTGCCCGACGACGTCCCTGCAAACGTTCGCGCGCGCCTGCTGGACCCAGCGGTGATGGGCCCGCCGATTGTATGGCTCGCGTCGGACCGTGCCGCAGGCGTCCATGACCGGCGCATCGTTGCGAATGAGTTCGACCCCGCCGCGTTCCGGCCGTGAGCCCGGCCGACACTGTGCGTTCCGCCGCCAGCTTCGCGCCTGCGGCCTAACAAACGTTGCAGCTGACGAACGATTGAAGGATTGCGCATGCTTCGCATGCGCTCTTATTTGACTCGTTCGCAGCTGAACTTGGGCGTTAAATCACACACGCATCCTATGCAGATCAACGATCTCGCATGACGCCGTCAAGTACCCTTGATGAGCTCCTCGCTCATTTGGAGACGATGCTCCGGACGAGCACTTATGCCGACGCAACCGGCAACGGCCTCCTCGTCCGCGGTCGCTCGCCCGTCCGGTGCATTGGGGCCGCGCTCAATACATCGTTCGCCACCATCGACGCCGCGATTGAAGGCGGGGTCGATTGCCTCTTCGTCCATCACGCGCCATGGGCCTCCATCGATCTCGATCTCCATGCGCCGAAGCTCGAGCGTCTGAGGCGGGCGGGAATCTCTCGCTCTACGCGGCGCACGAAGCCCTTGATCGTGCGGCTACTCCTAGTGTCGGCTCCGTTCTCGCGCGGCTCGTCGATCTCACCATCGAGCGCGAAGGCCAGGATGATCTCATCGTCGGCTTGGCGCCGTCAATGACGTTCGATGCTTGGACGGCTCTCGTTGCGGAACGCCTGATAACCCCGGTGCGTGCGTGGCCCAACGCCTCCGACTTCCAGCGCGTTGCCGTCGCCCCTGGAGGGGGCGGCAGCACAGCGTACCTGGCCCAAGCCATGGCGCTGGGGTGTGACACCTTCTTCACTGGCGAAGGCTCGCTCTACACCGAACTCTTTGCGCGCGAGCAGCGGCTGTCCCTCGTTCTCGCGTCGCACAATGCGACGGAGTTTCCAGGCGTGTGCCACTTTGTAGAATCGGTCGCGGCGGCGCTCGGGCTTGAGTACCGAGAGATACGAGAGGCCGCGTTTATAACCGGCGGTGGCCAAGCCCCGATCGAACATGGTCGCCTGTCACCTAACGAAGGCTGAACCTGCCGGGCGAGCGAGTGATTGCCTCGCTCGGGTCGGCTCGTTATGATTCGCCCGCGGGTTCGATCGGGCGTTAGGCTGACACCTAGACGAGAGAATCGCCAGCTGCCGGTGCCACCAGAGGGCCTTCGCGTAGCGGTCGGACCGTTCGCCGATGCGGAAACCTTTCTCCAATCGGGAAGGGAGACCCTGGCGCTGCTAACTTCCCTCTGCGAACTCCGCCCCGATCACGCGGTGCTCGATGTCGGCTGCGGTAGTGGGCGGGTCGCGCTCCCGTTAACCGAATATCTTTCGCACTCCGGTAGCTACGTCGGCTTCGATCCGGTCGCTGGGCTAATTCAGTGGTGCCACACTCACATCACAGCGCAATATCCAAACTTCCATTTCAGGCACGTCGATGTCCACAATGCCTCCTACCATCCGGAAGGGAGGTGGCCGGCCGCGGCGATTCGATTCCCCTGCGAACCGGGAAGTGTCGATGTCGCCCTATTGAGTTCCGTGTTCACGCATCTCCTCCCAGAGGATGTCGCAGCGTACGTTAGAGAACTCCGGCGTGTCCTGCGACCCGGCGGCCGGTGTCTGGTCAGCTACCTCTTGATGAACGACGAGGCGCGCGCGGCTGTCGAAGCGGAAACGACCATCTTTGATCTGCAGTACCGGCACGGGCCGTATGTAAGCTTCTCGCGGGAGCACCCGACGGAAGGCTTGGCCTACGACGAAGTTTACGCCTTGAAGACCCTGCGTGAGGCGGGGCTGGCGATCGAAACCGTACGCTACGGCACGTGGCGTCACATCCATAGTTTCGCGGTCGAACATGATTGGGTGGTCGCCCGCAAGCCGATTTCCGCGGCCTAACGAATTGCTGAAGCGGATGAGTGCGACTAATGCGGAAGTCATCAGTGCTCGGTGCCTGGCGGGTACCGTGATTGGTCAGCATCATCGTGCTCGTGGGCTGGCCGCTCAGCGCTTAGCTCGGCGTTAGGCCTCAAACGGTACGCCATGGCGGAGCTGGCTGTCGGTCATTGCGCTGAGTGCGCGGCACCATTCGCCTATCGCCTCATACACAATGGGTTCAACGAATCCGCCTATGCGTATTGCGACCGTTGCGGCATGACCGCCCTCCTTGATGGCTGGTACGCGGACATTCCTCAGGCGGCGCACCTCGAGTTGCATCAGCGCATCAGCGCAGATATCGAGCCGTTCCTGCGATCGTGCGCGTGCGGCGGCCGCTTTACTGCCGGTGCGGTACCTCGATGCCCACGCTGCACTCATCCACTCGATCCCAATGACGTCGCCGACTTCATCGAGTCAAATGCTCCTGGCGCGAAGCAGGGTTGGCGATGGCAGCGGAACTGGGCTGGGCTTTACGCGATTGTCGTTGATGACCGCGTCGCACGTGATCCGTGGCTTTCACCCTGAGACTCAAACCGGCTGAGGCCTAACGTACGTTGCCGACTGAACGTGCGACTGCGTTAGCTCGCTGGGCTCGCAAGTTGTGAAATCGGCCGCGGCTGAACTGAGGCGTTGACTAATGCATGGGGCGTGATGACCAATGACCGACTTTGCGACCGGAGCAGTTGAGGCGAACGAAAGCGCGCAGGTGTTCTGCCGTGCGCTGGATGCGCATGACTGGTCGGCCCTCAGCGCCCTCGTTGATGAGGCCTCCCTGGACGACGAGAATGGCCAGGCCGGTCGTCACGAACTTGCGCGTTCCCTCGCTGAGATCTTCGGTCCGGGTCCCTCTGCGCAGGTCTCGCGCACGTGGCTCGGTGTCGTCGCTGAACCGCCTGATCTGGCCGGCCTTCGGCGGCGACATGTATATCGTTGCTCGCGCGTAGAGATTCCGCACGAGCATAGTCTCACGTCGACCATCTTAGCGCGTGTAGGCTGAGCGGTTGCGGGTGCACTTGGCGTTAGGCGGCAGGAGATCAGGAGACACTCCATGTTAGGATGGTTCCGGAAGAAGCCCGCGTCGCCGGCAGCGCGGTCCGCTCCGCCGGCCCCGCCCACAGCGGGGCACCCGCTGCGCGAGCTCCTGTTCGGCGACTATCCGCTGGAGGCGTGGGCGCCCGGCGGCGACGCGCCCCGGACCGGGGAGCCGTGGACGCGATTCGCCGACGCGCTCGCGCGGCGCGAGCGGGGCGACGTGACCGGCGCCCGGAACGCGCTCGCCGAGATCGTGCGCCAGCCGGGGCTCGAATCGCGTCACCGCGTCCAGGCGTGGCATGCGCTCCGCGACCTGGGCCAGGACCCGCCGCCCACGGAGGCGAAGCACGTCTACGGCGTCGTCGTCGACATGCCGACGCCGGCGGGGCTCGACACGCTCGCCGCGTACGAGGACCGTTCGGCGCGCTTCCTGAGCCACGGTGGCGGGGCCGTCGTCTGGGAGCATCCCGACGCCTCGCTCGACGCTGCGGTCGACGCGCTGCTGGCAGCGGGCCGCGCCCTCGTCGGACCGATCGGCCCGTGGGCGGGTGTACGGCCTCCGCTGCCACCGGGCGAGGCGCGCATCAGCATCCTAACGCCCAGCGGACTACACTTCGGGCAGGGGCCGGTCGGCGTATTCCGCGGAGACGCGCGAGCGGCGCCGGTCCTGGCGGCGGCGACGGCGCTCATGCAGGCGCTCATCACGAAGGCCGTGCCCCGTTGAGCGCAGCCTAACGAATCGTTGACGATGACGAAGCGGCGCCCGCTCTCCGCGCCTAACTCACACGAATCATCGGAAGGACGATTGATGACGGACGTGAAAGAGTTTGGCTCGACCACGATCGTCTCGGGCCCATCGTGGACTGGACACGGGTTTACCGAGCCCAAAGCGCACTCGTTCTGGCTCCAGTTCTGTTGTCTTTCTCGCATTCGGGATTCCTTTGCAGCAGAGCCGGAGCGTTAGCCAGACAATTGTTGCGCCTCGGTTTCATGTACTATTGAGATGCCGCGACGTGGTTGTCCCGAGGAAGGCCGGCGCAGTGGGTTCGATTCCCACGCACGTTATTGGGCGCCGGAACCTTGGCCGGGTTCGAGTCCCGGGCGGCCTTTGGACGGATCAGCAGGGCTATGTTCCAATTCCTCGATGCGGTCCAGAGGAGCGACCTAGACGGCGAAAACGATCCCGTCCGCCGCCGCCTGGCAAACGGAAGTTATTGAACAGCTTGGAGCTGCGCCGCAAACGACAATGAGATGTCCTTGCAGCTCGACTCTGGCGTTAGGCGGCCGACACCGGTTACACCGCGACAGAGGGGGTCTTCGTCATGGATGCAGCCGACACGAGGAGCCGATTCGCCGCTCTCGGCGCGTCACGCGTCCCAAGCGCGCCGTCGGCGGACAGTCGGCGCGCGGTGACGCGACGCTGGCAAGGCCCGCGTTTCGCCGCAACGATGGTCGGTCTGTCACTTGGCGTACTCGGCCCGCGGCTCTCGGCACAGACCGCCGCCGACACCGCGGCCGTCCGCGGCGTTGTCCACGATGAGATCACGGCCTGGGATCATGGCGATGCGACCGCCTATTCGCGTCACCTCGCGCCTAACGCAACGTTCACGAACATC
Proteins encoded in this window:
- a CDS encoding Nif3-like dinuclear metal center hexameric protein, translated to MGLHRSRSPCAEARASEAGGNLSLYAAHEALDRAATPSVGSVLARLVDLTIEREGQDDLIVGLAPSMTFDAWTALVAERLITPVRAWPNASDFQRVAVAPGGGGSTAYLAQAMALGCDTFFTGEGSLYTELFAREQRLSLVLASHNATEFPGVCHFVESVAAALGLEYREIREAAFITGGGQAPIEHGRLSPNEG
- a CDS encoding sugar phosphate nucleotidyltransferase; the protein is MRLTTLDWIIVAVSLGLCYLPAFFYIRRSQSGLAEFFASGQSAPWWLVGTSMVATTFSTDTPNLVTDFVRSHGVSYNWVWWAFLLTGMATVFFYAQLWRRSGVLTDLEFYELRYAGKPAALVRGFRAVYLGLFFNIMIMSTVTLAAIKIANVMLGWDRLETVVIAGTACVLFASISGLWGVLTTDMVQFALAMIGVIAAAVVALQQPQVGGLTGMLTKISPKTLNLLPDFSDTSLTLSVLVIPLTIQWWSVWYPGSEPGGGSYIAQRILASRNERHALGATLWFNVANYALRPWPWIIVALCSMLVFPTLGDIHRAMPHVEPALIGNDLAYPAMLTLLPVGMKGLIIAALFAAYRSTMETHLNWGSSYLIIDFYQRFVAPGKSERHYLWASRSLTAILMIAAGAFTLLLSTASEAFQLLLSVGAGTGLIYLLRWYWWRVNAWSEISAMVSSFAVSIAFFAARKLGAQVADPVPLLATVAVTTVVWISVTLLTAPADDATLLRFYELTRPSGPGWNRIRAASRIAPSPDSLPQMMLGWTAGVVFVYAGLFGTGSVVYGRLTQSAIWLVAFVVSGAVLWRVVRRIWSADRPKMAGADTSAVAAEHECTKAVILARGMGTRMREADDGVALGVAQVAAADAGVKAMIPVGRPFLDYVVSALADAGFTDVCLVVAPESDAIREYYTRTAPPTRVRIAFAVQSAPIGTADAVLAAHDFTRGEPFVVLNADNYYPVEALARLRTTRGPAAIGFSRDGLLRDGSIPAERIAAYAMLDVATDGTLRRVIEKPDAAAYARLDRSLPVSMNVWRLTSEFFRACRDVQPSPRGELELPLAVQYAIDVLGMRFSVVPVDGPVLDLSRRSDIPRVAAALASVDVTP
- a CDS encoding SDR family oxidoreductase, with the translated sequence MTPLNGIRVLITGATSGLGAAMATALAAAGARVLVTGRNEERAAAVARALRPGAVSSALDVRNEHSVAACVARATEAWGGIDMLVNNAGIGMRTVNPRFLTEPQPFWEVTPAGFRDVMETKVVGCFLMARAIVPMMLQQGGGRVVNISMNEETMIRRGFVPYGPAGAGVEALSRVMAADLAETSVTVNMLLPGGRGTDTGMVPDDVPANVRARLLDPAVMGPPIVWLASDRAAGVHDRRIVANEFDPAAFRP
- a CDS encoding enterotoxin, producing MSASVTRRAFLERSGGLMLGAGALALGVGRAAAGADEISLGNDAISAIWTTTGGSLRPARFTDGVNKTALPVPAQVFTLAFADKTTLDAADMRIAAPPITEVVAGAPAASRAAERVGGRRVTVRLRDGGGRIEAVWRAELRHGSAYIRQELALRALGSDVPLRAVTMYAVRAPNAMTPGTVRGTPVVIGNAYVAIEHPLADNVVDGDDVRCRATRTLPLRPGTTFDLSCVVGVTRPGQLRRDFLAYVERERAHPYRTFLHYNSWYDIGYFNRYSEADALGAITALGAELHERRGVTLDSFLFDDGWDDPTTLWHFNAGFPDGFTNVAAATHRYGAAPGVWLSPWGGYGKPRQERLAYGKQHGFETNADGFALSGPIYYKRFRDTCVDMVRRYGVNQFKIDGTGDASSTSPGSPFDSDFDAAIHLIGELRALEPDLYVNLTTGTYPSPFWLRYADSIWRGGDDHDFAGVGSSRQRWITYRDSDTYDHVVRAGALFPMNSLMLHGMIYAKQAHNLMTDPGNDFPSEVRSYFGTGTQLQEMYVTPALLSSGDWDTIAECAKWSRANAGTLVDTHWVGGDPQRLEPYGWASWSARKGILTLRNPSNAAQNIAIDVAQAFELPDGAPRRYAGVSPWAADSGRAALELRAGDAHRFSLGPFEVLTLECAPR
- a CDS encoding integron integrase; this translates as MTPPRIPDSQLSAAPDSARRFRFMEMVRRRMRERRYSPRTEAAYCHWIVAYIRFHGRRHPRELSAECVRQFLSHLAVEQRVAASTQNQALAALVFLYEAVLHTPLPRVDGITPARRTRFLPVVLSPREVKLILRRLHGDAQLCALLMYGSGLRLTECVSLRVKDIDLDRGEIVVRQGKGRKDRRTPLAEVTRPLLARRLRDGLGVFRRDRKAGVKVDGVSVSYLRKDPNADASWSWWYAFPATRTFVDSDGARRRHHLHPTVVQRAFKRAVNELGLVKRATCHSLRHSFATHLLESGSDIRTVQKLLGHASVQMTMRYTHVLNRGGLGVRSPADRL
- a CDS encoding class I SAM-dependent methyltransferase, whose protein sequence is MIRPRVRSGVRLTPRRENRQLPVPPEGLRVAVGPFADAETFLQSGRETLALLTSLCELRPDHAVLDVGCGSGRVALPLTEYLSHSGSYVGFDPVAGLIQWCHTHITAQYPNFHFRHVDVHNASYHPEGRWPAAAIRFPCEPGSVDVALLSSVFTHLLPEDVAAYVRELRRVLRPGGRCLVSYLLMNDEARAAVEAETTIFDLQYRHGPYVSFSREHPTEGLAYDEVYALKTLREAGLAIETVRYGTWRHIHSFAVEHDWVVARKPISAA